In a genomic window of Gossypium arboreum isolate Shixiya-1 chromosome 9, ASM2569848v2, whole genome shotgun sequence:
- the LOC108469354 gene encoding ferric reduction oxidase 4-like — MSSKRMVRAIFLVVFAVWLMIWVMLPTKLYKNTWTPNLETTLNSTYFSGQGTNLLLFSFPLMFIAAFGCAYLHFQNKSTDSSNHSKRLGLDSVTALLKRPVVVMAPLGIVSALELTFASMFVALLIWSLANYLHVSFGNLHMHKEGEKIWEAKLRSVSLRLGYIGNICWAFLFFPVTRGSSVLPLIGLTSESSIKYHIWLGHLSNILFAAHTIGFIIYWAITNQMAEMVEWSKTWVSNVAGVIAIVIAMPMWVTSLPQFRRMKFELFFYTHHLYFPYIFFYVLHVGDAYFCMILPGIFLFLIDRYLRFLQSRQRTALLSARLLPCGLLELNFSKTPGLYYNPTSILFVNVPRISKLQWHPFTVSSNCNMETDELSVVIKCQGSWSHKLYKELGSSLDRLQVSTEGPYGPNSSHFLRHECMVLVSGGSGITPFISIIREIIFQIQKPNFKVPRVIMICAFKNSADLAMLDLLLPISGTPPQISQIQLQIEAYITREEEQPMAEAHKPLQTIWFKPSPLDSPISATLGPNNWLWLGAIISSSFLMFLLLLGIVTRYYIYPIDHNTEQIYHFSYRALWDMFLVCVCIFIVSSVVFLWYKKQNAREGNRIPNREIATPVTSPGVSPWFSGAELESLPHQSLVQATNVHFGSRPDFKKTLLDLKESDVGVLACGPRKMRHDVAKICASGLAQNLHFESISFTL; from the exons ATGAGCAGCAAACGAATGGTGCGGGCGATTTTCCTTGTGGTTTTCGCTGTGTGGTTGATGATTTGGGTTATGCTGCCGACTAAACTTTACAAAAACACATGGACACCCAACCTGGAAACCACTCTCAATTCTACTTATTTTTCAGGACAAG GGACAAACCTTTTGCTATTTTCTTTCCCCCTGATGTTCATTGCTGCGTTTGGTTGCGCTTACCTCCATTTTCAAAACAAATCGACCGACTCTTCTAATCACTCCAAAAGGTTGGGTTTGGACAGTGTTACTGCCTTGTTGAAACGACCGGTGGTGGTAATGGCTCCCCTTGGAATTGTTTCTGCATTGGAGCTAACGTTTGCATCCATGTTTGTCGCTCTCTTAATCTGGTCTCTTGCAAACTACTTGCATGTCAGCTTCGGAAACCTTCACATGCATAAAGAAGGCGAGAAAAT ATGGGAAGCTAAACTTCGAAGTGTATCATTAAGACTTGGATACATAGGGAACATATGCTGGGCATTTCTCTTCTTCCCTGTAACAAGAGGGTCATCAGTTTTGCCTCTAATTGGGCTAACCTCAGAATCAagcatcaaatatcatatttgGCTTGGACACCTCTCTAACATACTTTTTGCTGCTCATACAATTGGTTTCATTATCTACTGGGCCATCACTAATCAAATGGCTGAG ATGGTGGAATGGAGCAAAACTTGGGTATCAAATGTAGCAGGAGTGATTGCAATTGTAATTGCAATGCCAATGTGGGTGACAAGCTTGCCTCAGTTTAGACGAATGAAGTTTGAGCTTTTCTTCTACACCCACCATCTCTACTTTCCCTACATCTTCTTCTACGTACTGCATGTGGGCGATGCTTATTTCTGCATGATCCTTCCTGGGATCTTCCTTTTCCTCATTGATAGATACTTAAGATTCTTACAATCCCGACAACGGACCGCATTATTGTCTGCACGTCTCTTACCATGTGGCCTTCTTGAACTCAACTTCTCCAAGACTCCTG GATTGTATTATAATCCGACCAGCATCTTGTTTGTGAATGTCCCTAGAATTTCGAAGTTACAATGGCATCCTTTTACAGTTTCTTCCAATTGCAATATGGAGACTGATGAGCTTAGCGTGGTGATCAAATGTCAAGGAAGTTGGTCTCACAAGCTTTACAAAGAACTCGGTTCATCTTTGGATCGTCTTCAAGTTTCAACCGAAGGGCCCTATGGGCCTAATTCTTCTCATTTTCTGAG GCACGAGTGTATGGTATTGGTGTCCGGAGGCAGTGGCATTACTCCCTTTATCTCCATAATCCGAGAGATAATTTTCCAAATCCAGAAGCCAAATTTCAAGGTTCCACGAGTTATTATGATTTGTGCCTTCAAGAACTCAGCTGACCTTGCAATGCTAGATTTGTTGCTTCCCATCTCGGGTACTCCTCCACAAATATCCCAAATACAGTTGCAGATTGAAGCATACATCACCAGAGAGGAAGAGCAGCCAATGGCTGAAGCCCACAAACCTCTCCAAACAATATGGTTTAAGCCAAGCCCCTTAGACTCACCCATTTCTGCTACACTAGGCCCCAACAATTGGTTATGGCTTGGGGCAATAATTTCATCCTCATTCCTTATGTTCCTTCTTCTTTTGGGCATTGTCACTCGTTATTATATATACCCTATAGATCACAACACTGAACAAATCTACCATTTCTCTTATAGAGCACTCTGGGATATGTTTCTTGTTTGTGTTTGCATTTTCATTGTTTCTAGTGTAGTTTTCTTGTGGTACAAGAAACAAAATGCAAGGGAAGGGAACCGAATCCCGAACAGAGAAATAGCAACACCAGTAACATCACCAGGGGTGTCGCCATGGTTTTCTGGTGCAGAACTCGAAAGCCTTCCCCATCAGTCCCTCGTCCAAGCTACCAATGTTCATTTTGGTTCAAGACCTGATTTCAAGA AAACACTATTAGACTTAAAAGAATCAGATGTTGGAGTTCTTGCGTGTGGACCGAGGAAGATGCGGCACGATGTTGCGAAAATTTGTGCGTCTGGATTGGCACAGAACCTGCACTTTGAGTCCATTAGCTTCACTTTATGA